CGTCGCCGTGCGTCCGCACATAGGCCGAAGCCGGATGGCCGTCGGACGTGGCCTGGGTGAGGACGAGGGTGATGCGGCCCTGCCGGAGCGCGACGCTGCGATGGTCGCTGGCGTTCGCCGTGCCCACGACGGCGAAGCGGTATTCGTCGGTCCAAGGGAGAGTGGCGACCTTCAGATCCGCTACGTACATTTCGACGTAATCAACGGCGAGAGGCGGAAGCGATTCCATATTCCGACGCTACGGCCGGGCGGGGAGGTTCGCACCGTGTCCATTGGACGCGCTCGCAGGCCGCGCTCACAGCAGATTCCGGTACATTCCCGAGGCCTTTTCAGGCCGGCGTGGACGGTCGGCGGATCAGGCTTCATAAAAAGCCTGCCCTGGCGTATTCTCGGGTTAATCAACCCCGATGGATATCCTGCCCGAGGCCGGCGAATTCGGCTTGTCGAACTCTTCGCTCTACAGCCGCACTGCCTCACGCGGCTCGCGGCCGGCTGTGGCCGTCGCCTTATCGGCGATGTCCGCGGCGAAGAGGTTGCCCAGGTCACCCCGAGTCTGTACGTGGAGTTTCCGATAGATCCTGGTGAGATGCTGCTCGACCGTGCTGCGCGTGATGTAGAGCGCCTCGGCGATCTCACGATTGGTGTGCCCACGGGCGGCGAGCACGGCGACCCGCCGTTCGGCGCCGCTCAACGGTGCGGTCTCACCATGATCGTGCTGTGCGGCGAGCCTCCTCATCAAGGGCTTCGCGTTGCACTCGCGGGCCAGCTCCTGCGCCCGCACCCAGTAGGCCCGGGCCTCGTCCTTGCCGCCCTTGAGCTGTGGGGTCCCGGCGAGGTCGCAGAGGGAAAGGGCCAGCTGGTAGCGATCCTGGGCGGCCTCCAGCGCGTCCACGGACTGCATCAGCAACCGCTGGCGCTGTGCGGGCTTGCTCAGCTGCGCGTGCAGGCGGAGGGCGACCCCGTACGTCCGCAGGTCACCGGAGGAGGTGTGGGCGATCTGGGCCGTGACCAGATCGGCCGCCCTGCGACGCCAGCCCAGTTGCAGGCACGCTCGCGCCGCGCCGAGGCGCCAGGGGACCACGTCGGACAGGCTGCTGCCCCAGCGCTGGACCGCCTGCCCGCATGCCAGGAAGCCGGCGAAGGCGGCGCGAGGCTGCTCCGTGACCAGGTGGTAGTGCGCCCTCGCGAGCTCGTAGCCGATCCCGAAGGCGGTCTCCGCCGTCTCGCGGGGCATCGGCACCGCCACGGTCGCCTTCGCCTCGTCGAGGTGGCCCATCGCGGTCTGGGCATGGAGCAGGGTGCTGAGTGGCGCGCCGATCGCGACGCCCCAGCCGCTGGGCTGCAGTATGGTCAGCGCCTCCTGCGCATGGGCCTCGGCCCCCGCCAGGTCGCCCTTGCGCCACGCCGTCTCCGCCCGGATGGCGGAGATGATCGCCTTCCAGGTGGGCGCCTTCGTCACCCCGGGCTCCTTGAGGAGCGTCTCGCAGGAGGCCGCCACCTCCGACACTCCGCCCAGCAGCAGTGCCATCAGAGCCGAGATGATGCTGTCCATCGCCTCATCCGTCGGCTCCGCCTGACGCAGGATCCGGCGCGCGTCCTCGACTGTCTGGCCCATCGAGCCGCGGGCGGACCGGGGCAATCTGTCGAGAAGCACCGGGTGGACGTGGCACATCGCGATCAAGGACGCGTCGGCGTCCCTGTCGGCGACGCTCGGCCTCAGCCGATCGATCAGCTCCGCCGCGTCGGCGAACCGGCCGTACCACAGCAGCTGGCGGAACAGCTCCATCCCGTGAGATCCACGCAACGCACCCGAGCGCGTGGCGTCGAGCAGATCGGGCACGTGACGTGCCGCCACTGCCGGGTCGACGCGCCACTCCGCCGCGGCGAGCATCACCTTCACGTCCAGCCGGCGAGGCGTGCCCCAGCCGGACGCCAGGGCGAGCCGTAAGCACTTCATGACAGCGACGAAATCACCCTCGTCGAACGCCTGCCTTCCCGCTTCGACGAGGACGTCGAAAGCCCACTCCTCACCCGACCAGCCCGCCTCCAGCAAGCGCGTGGCCACAGCCGACGGTGGGCCTCCCCGCCGATGGAGGATCTCCGCGGCCCGCCGGAGGATCTCCATCCTGCCGTAGGAGGTCATGCGCCCGAGTACGGCCAGGCGGCCCGCCTCATGACGAAAGCGCCCCCCGGCCAGGAGCCCGGCGCGCTCCAGCATCCCCATCGAGCGTGTCGCGGCAGGAGGGGCGATGCCCACGAGCTCGCCCACCGCGTCCGGCGTGGCGTGCTCGCCGAGGACGGCCACCGCCTCCGCGACGCGGACGGCCTCCGGCTCGCAGCCATGAACGCACGCTGCCACCGCGCTCATGAAGGAGTCGCCGACCACGAGCCCGGGCGCGCCGGCCTCCTGATCCTCGATCAGCGCCCGGACCAGCAGCGGGCTGCCGCCGCTGAAGCGGTAGAGGTCGTCGGCGAGCTGGTCGGCCGTCTCGGCCCCGAGGTGCTCGGTGGCGAACTGCCTGACCGCCGGACGGGGCAGGAGCGGCAGCTCGACCAGCTCGATGCCGGGCAGGCGCAGCAAGGACTCGGCGACATGGGGGAGAGGGGCCGGCGGCCGGTCCTGGCAGATCGTGACGGCGATCATCATCCTGGTGTCCGTCAGCAGGGGCGTCATGGACAGGATGGCCAGCAGGGACGGATCGTCGGCGAGATCCACGTCGTCGATCGTCAGGAGGATCGGGTTCGCCTCGGCCATCTGGAACAGGGAGACGCAGACGTCCTCGACCGCGTCACCGCCCCTGCGCGCGGTCAGCCGCTCCGCTGCCCCGCGGCCCAGGATCTGGTCGGCGACCCCCCAGTCCAGCGACTGCTCCGCCGGCGTGCAGCGGGCCGTGACCAGCCGGATGCCGGCCGCGATGGATCGCATGCCGAGCTCGTGGAGGATGGCGGTCTTGCCGCCGACCACAGGCCCCGTGATGACGGCCACTCCACCGCGGCCGGCCGCGGTGGAATCGAGCAACCTCGTCAGACTCTTCAGTTCACGATCTCGCCCGAACAGCACTCTTGCTCGTCCCCCAAGCGGTTCGTCGACTTGGTTTGCCGTGTGCCTGATCTGGTCCTGGTCCCGTCGCTCTACATACGGCCGCCCGGCTCATCCACTCGTGCTCATCCAGCGGCCAGATCGGTCGCCCGCCCCTCCAGGCGATCCGCGAACGCTGCCCAGATCTGGGCATGATCCCTGGCGCATCTCGCGACAACGGTGCCCCAATGCGGCGGCACTCCGCGCAAGATCCTTTCCCATTCCTGCCCGTCGATGGAGTGCAATGATAGCATTCGCAACAAAATTCGGCCGGTTTCGGTCAGACGTAATGCGGGATCGGCCTTGAGCCTTTCCAGCACGGCTTGGCGGTCTCGGCCGTCGACGTGGCCGAAATCCTGTTCTGCCCGACGCAGTAATTCCGGCTTGGTCCTTAATCTCCGGCTCCCGTCCGGAATCGGGCTCTCACCGTGCTCCAACCGGCCTCTCACATCCCGGACCGTCTCCGGGGAGATGCCGACCTGTTTGGCGACCTGGCGGAGCGAAAGGTCCGGATGGCTGCGGATGAGCTCGGCGGCGAGTCTCCTCCCCTCTGAGCTGTCCACCGGACGGATGCGCCCGTCCCGCCCGATTCTGGCCTCGTCACCGCCTTGTCCTCTGCGCCTGCGCAGGTCGGCCACCGTGCCGGCGGAGATGCCGGTCGCCGAGGCCACCCGTCGATCAGACCACTGCGGATGTGTCCCGATGATCCGGACGGCCGCACGCTTGCGGTCGGCCAGTGAGAGCGGCAGCCCGTGCCGCACGTTCGCCTCGACGGCCAGGACGAAGGCGTCCGATTCGGTGCCGTCGATCAGCCTCACCGAGATTGTTGTTTCACCCCTGACCCGCGCCACCTTCAACCGGTGCAGGCCGTCGATCACCCGCATCGTTGGACGGTGGACGAGAATGGGCGGAAGCTCCCCTTGTGCCGACAACAGGGTCTCGACGTGCTCTGGATCCTCGCCCGAAGTCCGGGGTGAGTACACAGAGGACAGCCGGGACAGCTCGATTTCGACGACAGGGAGAGTGGCTATGTCAACTCCCGTCGGGTCCACCTAGCCTCCGATTCGATTAGCGTCATATCGGAGCCGGGGGCGTTCAAAAAACAACCCAGCCGCGTGCGCCGCGCGCACCTTCGACGATTCCCCGTCGCGCCTGCAGCATCTGGTCCCGGGCAAGCCTGGACTTCCCGGCGCGAGCTGCATAAATCGATCGGCCAAGTGCTCTGTCGAGAGAATGCGTCGCATCCTCTTTTCTTCGGCAACTCCACGCGGCAAAGAATTGGACGCTGTCGCCGCGAATCCGTAGCCGTCTACCTCATCGAATTGCAGAACGCTTCCCGTTAGCATTCCGATCACTCCGACTTTCGGTTAGGCCTTCCTCCGGAAGGTTAAAGGAGGCTGTGCAGGTCGAACCACCCCCTATCCCGGACATCCACCCCCCTAGTTTCGGATAAGACCGATGCGCGGGGTTGCGCCTCTGTCGCGAAGCGGAGTATCCGGTGCTGGACCGCCCGAATCGAGCGGTCACCATGCGTGTCAATCCGTGTGTATTGGCATGCGCCGTCGGCGCGAGCCCGGCGGGGCCGCGGCGGTCCCACGGTTTCGCTCATGACACCGTCTCCAGGTGAGGGTGATCGCGGTAGCCGGCCACGGGCGCGCTGCCGCAGCGGCGGCCATGCTGATCTGCCCATGGACCAGCAGGCCGACGGTGAGGTCCCGCCGGACGGCCGGCTCCCGGTACAACGTACGTCAGTTCTTCTCGGCGATCTAGGGGAGTGGGCGGGGTGCCTTCGCCGGGCATGCGGGCGGCCTGTCCTTTGGCAATTGACAGGCGTGAATGCAGAAAGGAGCGCGGCCACCTCTGACCTGCCGAGTAAGGGAATGGATTACTCATCAATGGCGCCGGTGGCCACGGAACTCGCCCGGCGATCCGGCGTGTCCAAATGGCGCGGTGCCCAGGCCCGCCGATGGACACCGCCCGGTGCGCGGGCTTAAGAAGTAGCCGTGACCCTGGAGAGGACGCTCATCGTCGGCACCGGTCTGATCGGCACCTCCGCCGCGCTCGCCCTTCGCGAGAAGGGGGTGGCGGTCTACCTGTCCGACGTCGACGCACATGCCGTACGGCTGGCGCGAGCGCTCGGCGCGGGCCAGGAGTGGACCGGTCAGCGCGTGGACCTGGCATTGATCGCCGTGCCCCCGCCCAGCGTGGGGCAGCGGCTGGCCGATCTGCAGCAGCGGCGGGCCGCGCGGGCGTACACCGATGTGACCAGCGTCAAGGTCGATCCGATCGCCGACGCGGAGCGGCTCGGCTGCGACCTGACCTCCTATGTCCCCGGACACCCGCTCGCCGGCCGGGAGCGGTCCGGCCCGGCCGCCGCCCGTGCCGATCTGTTCCTGGGACGTCCCTGGGCGCTCTGCCCCCGCCCTGAGACGGGTGCGGATGCCGTGCGGCTGGCCAGGGAGCTGGTCTCGATGTGCGGGGCGGAGCCCTACACCGTGAGTGCGGGCGAGCACGACACGGCGGTGGCGCTGGTGTCGCACGCCCCGCACGTGGCCGCGTCCGCGGTGGCGGCGCGGCTGAGGGACGGCGACGACGTCGCGCTGGCCCTGGCGGGGCAGGGGCTGCGCGACGTGACGCGGATCGCCGCAGGGGACCCCCTGCTGTGGCGGATGATTCTCGCCGCGAACGCCCTGCCGGTGGCCGGGGTGCTGGAGCGGATCGCGGCCGATCTCGCCGCGGCGGCCTCGGCGCTGCGGTCCGGCGATCTCGACGATGTGACGGATCTGCTGCGGCGCGGCGTGGACGGCCACGGCCGGATCCCCGACAAGCACGGCGGCCCGGCGCGTGACTACACGGTGATCCAGGTGGTGCTGCAGGATCGGCCGGGAGAGCTGGCGAGGCTCTTCAACGCGGCGGGGCTCGCGGACGTCAACATCGAGGACATCCGCCTGGAGCACTCGGCCGGCCTGCCGGTCGGGGTGGTCGAGGTCTCCGTGCGCCCGGAGGACACCGGCCGGCTCACCGAGGCACTGCGCTTCCACGGCTGGCACGTCCCGCCCGTCCCCGACGGCAACTCGAGGATCGACCGGACGCGAGCTATGGTGTCAGACTGACAGCCCCCGATCGAGACGGCGACACGAATGCGCGTTCTGGTGGTGGAGGACCAAGTCGACCTGGCCGACTCGGTGGCGCGGGTGCTGCGTCGCGAGGGCATGGCCGTCGATGTCAGTCATGACGGCGATGACGCACAGGAGCGCCTCTCCGTGATCGACTACGACGTCGTGGTGCTTGATCGGGATATTCCCGGCGTCCATGGCGACGAGCTGTGCGCTGAGATCGCCGTGGACGATCGCAGGACCCGGGTGCTGATGCTCACCGCGTCCGGGACGACCGCTGACCGGGTGGCGGGCCTGAGCCTGGGCGCCGACGACTATCTGCCGAAGCCGTTCGCCTTCGCCGAGCTGGTGGCGCGCATCCGCGCCCTGGGCAGGCGCGCGCATCCTCCCGCGCCGCCGATCCTGGTCCACGGCGACCTGCGGCTCGATCCGGCGCAACGGGTGGCGATCAGGGGCGGCATGCGGCTGCCGCTGACCACCAAGGAGCTGGCGGTCCTGGAGCATCTGCTGACCGCGCGCGGCCGGGTGGTGTCGGCCGAGGAGCTGCTCGAACGGGTCTGGGACGAGCAAGCCGACCCGTTCACCACCACCGTGAAGGCGACGATCAACCGGCTGCGCTCGAAGCTCGGCCAGCCGCCGGTGATCGAAACCGTCCCGCGCGAGGGATATCGCATCTGATCCGCGCGGTCACAGAGCGGTCACACGTTCTCTGACCCTCGTGTCACCTTCTGCTCCGTAGAACTGGTGTCAGATCACCAGACTGGAGGAGAGGGATGAGGAGAAGCGAGGGTGACGACGAACCACGCACTCTCCCGCCTCGGGCCCGGGACCGGGTGTACACCGCGGTCACGCGGGTGCTCGCCGTGCTCCTGCTGCCCGTGGCGTTCGTCCGTCAGCCCGGCCGCGCCCGCGAGCTGGCCTGCGGCTGGGCGTTGAGGATGCGATTCCCGGCAGAGGACCTCACCGGGCTCACCGACGGCGCCAGGGCGGCGTTCACCGCGGCGCGGGCCGAGGCGCTGTGGCGTCACGGCCAGCTCGTCGGTCTCACTTCCGGATACCGCGATCCCCGGGTCCAGCAGCGGATGTTCGAGGAGGAGGTGCGCCGCTCAGGGTCCGTGGCCGCCGCACGGATGTTCGTGGCGCCGCCGGCCGAGTCCAACCACGTCAAGGGCATGGCGCTGGACGTACGCCCGCACGAGGGCGCGCGCTGGCTGGAGGCGCACGGCGCCCGCTACGACCTCTACCGCATCTACGACAACGAGTGGTGGCACTTCGAACACCGCCCGGAGTGCGGTGGCACGCCACCACGGCGGCTACCCCACCCAGGCGCGGCCTGGGCGAGCCGGAACGGGGGCCGGGTCTAGCTAGGGCACGGGGTCGCCGCGGGGATCGGTCCCCGGCCGGCTTCGGCGCTAGGGCAGCTCGATGCGGCCGCTCCGCTGATACCAGTGACGGCCCGCCAGCAAATGGGTGACGACCGCCTTCTCCAGCGTCGAGCGCTGCGGAAGCTCCTCCAGCGGCTGGCCGTTGTAGCGGAAGACGAACTCCAGGATCGCGTCGTCCCCGTCCTGCGGTTCGGAGTCGAGGAGCGTCCAGCCGCGTCTGAGCTGCAGGATGTGGGAGTCCTCGGCGAGATACTCGGCCAGCTGCGGATCGAGCAGCCACGAGGTGCCTGTCGCCGCCCGGGCGCCGTGCTCGGGAAAATGCCGTTCGAAGAACGGGCGGGCACGACGGAGCGAGTCGTAATAGATGTCGGGGATCAGCGGCCCGCCCACTTCGGGGATGTGCAGGCCGAGGACGGGCGTGCCGTCCTTGGCGACGGCCAGGTTGTACTGGAGCCGGCCGAGCCGGTAGACCAGGCCGCGCACGAGCAGGGTGAGCCACCACGGCATGTTCGTGCCGCCCTCGCCGTACTTGCGGCGATGGATGGCCACCGATTCCCCCAGCTGCGTCAGGGTCTCCCAGGTGGTCGCCTCGGGGATGTCCCGTGTCGCGTGGAAGCGCCGCAACGCCGGAAGCGTCGCGAGGAAGACGTACACGTGGAAGTAGCGGGCGGCGGCCCCGGTCTCGTACGGCAGGGTCGGCCCACCCCGTACCTTCACCTTGTAGTCGCCCATGTGCCGGACGAGCTCGTGGTGGGCGCGTTCGAGCAGCCACCACAGGGCCGGGTCGCGATCCGGGCCGGGGGTGGCCGCCACGATCTCCTCGACGTCGGGAGCCGGCACCTCCAGCCGGTGTAAGAGATCACGAGCCTCATCGCCCTGAGGCAGGCGCACCGGCTCGGGGGGCGGTCCGAGCTCCTCGAGCCGGGAGAGCCACGCCGTGGCGTTCTCTCCCAGCCGCAGCTGCCTGCGCACGCTCTCAGCATCCATCGTCACTCCGTTCTGTTCCGCCCGGCCCCGGCGGCCGTGTCGAGCAGGAGTTTCGCGGCCACGGCCGCCCCGTCGGCGCGGATCTTCCCGGCCACGTCGATCGCCCGCGCGCGGGTCTCGGGAGCCAGCGCCGTGGTGAGCGCGGCCGACAGGCTCTCCACGGTCGGCACCCGCCCGTCGTGTGCCACGCCGATGCCCAGCTCGGCCACCCGGCCGGCGTGGTACGGCTGGTCGGTCATCTGGGGCACCACGACCTGGGGAGCGCCCGCCCGGGTGACCGCGGTCGTGATGCCCGCGCTGCCGGCGTGGACGACGGCGGCCACCCGGCCGAACAACACCTGGTGGTTCACCTCGCCGACGGTCAGGCAGTCGCTCCGGTCGTCGGGCGGGGCTAGGCCGGCCCAGCCACGGGAGACGATCACCCGGTGGCCATGGGCCCGGATCGCCTCGATGGCCACCCTCGCGGCGTCGGTGGGGGCGGGCCCGCTGCCGAACTCCACGTGCACCGGTGGCGGGCCGGCCTCCAGGAACGCCTCCACCTCGGCGGGCAGGGGCCGTTCGTCGGGCATGATCCACGCACCGGTCTGCACGACGTCGAGGTCCGTCCGCTGCAGCGGGGCCAGGACCGGGTCCGCGGCCAGGAAGGGGCGATCGGTGTAGCCGTAGCTGAAGATGTCGTCCACCGGCGGCAGGCCGATCGAGGCCCGCCGGCTGTTGAGCGCGGCACCGAACCGCTGGTAGGCGCCCTGGTTGTTGCGGTCCCACAGCACCCGGTTGTCGGTCACGTCCCGCGCGGGCTGCTCACCGAGGGGTGGCGGCGGCGGGTAGTACGGCGACGGCACATAGATGGGGCAGTAGAAGACGTAGACGTAGGGGATGCCGAGCTTCTCGGCCACCGACCGGACGGCGACCGCCGCCGACAGCACGCCGCTCACCACCATCACCTCGCACCCCTCGGCGGCCGGCAGGACCTGGTCGAGCTGCGTGGCGATGGCCTCGGCGTCGAGCCGGGGCACGTCCTCGAGCGAGGGCGGCCTCTTCCCGTGCAGCTTCGCGCGCATCGAGGTGCCGACCGGCACCAGCGGCACCCCGGCCTCGGCCAGTCTCTCCGCGCAGTCCGGCGGGGCGCACATCCGTGTCTCCGCGCCTAGCTCACGCAGCTGGACCGCCAGGCCCAGCAGCGGTTCGACGTCCCCGCGTGATCCGGACGTCGACAACAACACGCGCATGTCGTATCCCTGTTCCGTGGATTCTGGTGCGGATCGATCGGAAGGCCGGAGCCTCAGGGGTGATGTGTCAGCCATCTCATCCCGTCGGGTGAGGTCACCAGCCCGCCGGGGAACAGTGGCTGCTCGGGCTCGGCGTCCGCACCGAGCACCGCCCTCATCTGCTCCTGCCCGCCCTCCTGCATCACCTGTTTGACCACCTGTGACTTGAACAGCGGCACCATGCTGGAGTCGTCGCCGTCGGCCATCTGATCGACGGCCGCGGCGAACTCGGCGCTGCGCTCGGCGATCCGCCCTGAGGTCGCCAGCGCCGTCTCGCCGGAGGACAGACCGCCCACCAGGTCCACGAACGACTCCAGCTCGGTGTACTCCTTGTTGTTGGTGACCTTCTTGGCGTGCCAGAAATACGACTCCTCGTTCACGTTCATCTCGTAGAACGCCAGCAGGAACTCGTAGTACACGCTGTACTCGCGGCGATATCGCGCCTCGAACTCATGCAGCGCGATCTTCTCCTCGACGTCACCGGCCAGGACGCTGTTGATCGACCGGGCCGCCAGGAGGCCGCTGTAGGTGGCCAGGTGCACCCCGGAGGAGAACACCGGGTCCACGAAGCACGCGGCATCGCCCACCAGGATCATCCCGGGCCGCCAGAACTTCGTCTGGTGGTAGGAGTAGTCCTTGCGGACCCGCAGCTGCCCGTACTTGCCGGTCGTCACCCGGCGCGCCGGCGCGAGGTACTCCGAGATCAGCGGGCACTCGGCGATCAGCGCGGCCAGCGCCTTCTCCCGATCGCCCTGGATCTTCTCCGCCATCTCCCGGCGCACCACCGCGCCCACGCTGGTCAGCGTGTCGCTCAGCGGGATGTACCAGAACCAGCCGCTGTCGAAGGCCACGCTCAGGATGTTGCCCGAGTACGGCTCCGCCAGCCGCTTGCCGCCCTCGAAGTAACCGAACAGCGCCAGGCTGCGGAAGAACTCCGAATAGTTCCGCGTGCCACCGACGCTGGAATACAACCGGCTCTTGTTGCCCGACGCGTCGATCACGAAACGCGCGGACACCGCGTGCTCGCCGCCGTCAGGATCGACGTAACGCAGGCCGGTGACCCGATCGCCGTCCTCGATCACCTCGGTGACCGAGCATCCCTCACGCACCACCACGCCCTTGCGTCTGGCGTTGCCGAGCAGGATCTCGTCGAAGCGTGCCCGCTCCACCTGGTAGGCGAAAGTCGTCGGACCCGTGATCCGCGGAGAGACGGAGAAGGAGAACGTCCACGGCTCCGGCCGCGCCCCCCACCGGAAGGTGCCCCCGCGCTTCACGGGAAACCCCGCCGCCGCGAGCTCGTCCGTCACCCCGAGCATCCGGCACACCCCGTGCACGGTCGAGGGCAGCAACGACTCGCCGATCTGATACCGCGGAAAGACTTCCTTCTCCACCAGCAGCACCCGATGACCCTGCATGGCCACCAGTGTCGCCACGGTCGAACCGCCAGGGCCGCCGCCGGCGACCACCACATCGAACTCTTCCACGGACTTCTCCTTTTTCGTTGTGGTCATGCGAAGTCGCCCGGCATTTCGGCCGCAGGCCGCTACCAGGTGACCGGCAACTCGTCCGGGCAATCGATGAACGCGTTACGGAACTTCACTTCCTCGGCGGACACCGCCAGGCGCAGCCCGGGAAACCGGCGCCACAAACTCTGATACGCCATGCGCAGCAGCGTCCTGGCTATCGCCGCGCCTATGCAGTAATGGATGCCGTGCCCGAACCCGACGTGCGAGCCGCAGTCACGGCGCACGTCGAGGACGTTGGCATTCGGCGTCAGCGCCTCGTCGCGATTCGCCATCAGAATCGAGCACAGGACGTAATCCCCGGCCTTGATCAGCTGGCCGTCGACGACCACGTCCCGGACGGCGAGCCGTGGATTCGGCTGCTGCACGGGCGACAGGAACCGCAGCAGCTCACCGACCACCCGGTCGGCCTCCTCGCGTCCGGCGAAGAGAGACTGTCGCTGGTCGGGATGATCCAGCAGCGCGAGAACCCCGAAGCCGATCGACCCCGCGACGGTTTCGACACCACCCAGGATCAGCGCCGTGAGTACGCCCTTCAGCTCCTCGTCCGTGACATCGTCTCCGTGCTCCCGCACCAGCATCCCGATGAACCCCTCGTCAGGGTCCTTCCGCTGCCGGATGATGAGGCCGTTCAGATACCGGTTGAACGCCGCGCTGTCGGCCGCCCGGGCCTTGAACCCGCGGCTGAGATCGACGTTCTGCCTGACACGCCGGATGAACTCGATCCGATCATCACGCGGGATGCCGAGCAGCTCACACAGCACTCCTCCGCCGACCGGATCGGCGAACAGCGCCTGGACGTCCGCGGGCGGCCCCGCGGCCTCCAGCTCGTCGATGCGGTCATCGATGAGGTCCTGCATGGCGGGCTCCAGCCGGCGGATCCGGCGGGCCGTGAACTCCGGGGTCAGCATCCCGCGCAGCCGCGTGTGCTCGGGCGGATCATAGACCGACAGCTGACCGACCAGATTCGGCGGTATGGGCTCTCCGGCGATCGATGGCGCCGAACTCCACCGGGGGCGCGTCGTGAAGTTCTCGTGATCGCCGAGTATTCTGCGCACGACGTCGTATCCCAAAGCCTGCCAGACATAGTCGACACGCAGCTGAGTGGCCGCGTCACCGCCTATCCGGACCAGTGGGCCATGCGCCCTGAGCGCGAACATGTCCTCATGCGGATCACAGTGCGTCCGCATCATGTAGTTCGCCGTCGGCTGCAGGACCGGCGCGCCCGCATCGATATCGTCATCCATACCCGGGTCGAAACTCCATTCGCTGTCGATCCGCACGCTCGGCTGATCCGATCCTGGTCGCGGGCGGAAGATATTTCCAGCGTCGTCAAATGGACGATGGGAACGGGAATTCCGCGATCACCAGGCGACCATCAGACTGGTCAATCCATACGCGGGAGTGGTCAACCGGAACGATGGCTCCCGATCGGGATCCGCGAGCCTCAGCGTGGGAAAACGCCGCCACAGGGCGGTGTAGACCGTGCGCAGTTCGAGGCGGGCCAGAGCGGCTCCCAGGCAATGATGGACGCCGTGCCCGAACGCGACATGGGGGACGGGCTCGCGCCGGACATCGAGGCGGCCGGCATCCGGCAGCAGGGCAGGGTCACGGTTGGCCATGGGCAGAGAGCAGGAGACGGTCTCTCCCTCCTTGATCACCTGGCCCCCGATGGTGACGTCCTCCATGGCGACCCGGGGCGTCGGCGCATAGGGGACGGTCAGGTAGCGGATCAGCTCGTCGACCGCCCGATCCGCCGACTGGTCGTCGCCCTGCAACGCGGCGATCTGCTCGGGGTGTCTGAGCAGGGCCAGCACGCCGAGCCCGATCATGCCGGAGATGTTGTCGTCGCCGGCCAGCATCACCTGAACGCAGAAGCCCCGCAGCTCCTCGTCCGTGGCCGTGTCACCGTACTCGGCGAGGACGGCTCCGAGCAGCCCCTCGCCGGGATCCTTCCGCTCCCTGGCGATCATGGCCAGCAGGTAGCGGGAGAACGCCGCGCCGGCGGCCGCCCGCCTCTTCTGGCTGCGCGAGGCGTCGAGATGGCCGTGACACAGCTGCATGAACATGGCGCGGTCGTCCCGTGGCACCCCGATCAGCTCGCACAGCACGGCCCCTGGCACCTCGTCGGC
The nucleotide sequence above comes from Nonomuraea gerenzanensis. Encoded proteins:
- a CDS encoding acyltransferase domain-containing protein, whose translation is MDAESVRRQLRLGENATAWLSRLEELGPPPEPVRLPQGDEARDLLHRLEVPAPDVEEIVAATPGPDRDPALWWLLERAHHELVRHMGDYKVKVRGGPTLPYETGAAARYFHVYVFLATLPALRRFHATRDIPEATTWETLTQLGESVAIHRRKYGEGGTNMPWWLTLLVRGLVYRLGRLQYNLAVAKDGTPVLGLHIPEVGGPLIPDIYYDSLRRARPFFERHFPEHGARAATGTSWLLDPQLAEYLAEDSHILQLRRGWTLLDSEPQDGDDAILEFVFRYNGQPLEELPQRSTLEKAVVTHLLAGRHWYQRSGRIELP
- the vanY-N gene encoding D,D-peptidase/D,D-carboxypeptidase VanY-N, which encodes MRRSEGDDEPRTLPPRARDRVYTAVTRVLAVLLLPVAFVRQPGRARELACGWALRMRFPAEDLTGLTDGARAAFTAARAEALWRHGQLVGLTSGYRDPRVQQRMFEEEVRRSGSVAAARMFVAPPAESNHVKGMALDVRPHEGARWLEAHGARYDLYRIYDNEWWHFEHRPECGGTPPRRLPHPGAAWASRNGGRV
- a CDS encoding response regulator transcription factor; translation: MRVLVVEDQVDLADSVARVLRREGMAVDVSHDGDDAQERLSVIDYDVVVLDRDIPGVHGDELCAEIAVDDRRTRVLMLTASGTTADRVAGLSLGADDYLPKPFAFAELVARIRALGRRAHPPAPPILVHGDLRLDPAQRVAIRGGMRLPLTTKELAVLEHLLTARGRVVSAEELLERVWDEQADPFTTTVKATINRLRSKLGQPPVIETVPREGYRI
- a CDS encoding helix-turn-helix transcriptional regulator produces the protein MLFGRDRELKSLTRLLDSTAAGRGGVAVITGPVVGGKTAILHELGMRSIAAGIRLVTARCTPAEQSLDWGVADQILGRGAAERLTARRGGDAVEDVCVSLFQMAEANPILLTIDDVDLADDPSLLAILSMTPLLTDTRMMIAVTICQDRPPAPLPHVAESLLRLPGIELVELPLLPRPAVRQFATEHLGAETADQLADDLYRFSGGSPLLVRALIEDQEAGAPGLVVGDSFMSAVAACVHGCEPEAVRVAEAVAVLGEHATPDAVGELVGIAPPAATRSMGMLERAGLLAGGRFRHEAGRLAVLGRMTSYGRMEILRRAAEILHRRGGPPSAVATRLLEAGWSGEEWAFDVLVEAGRQAFDEGDFVAVMKCLRLALASGWGTPRRLDVKVMLAAAEWRVDPAVAARHVPDLLDATRSGALRGSHGMELFRQLLWYGRFADAAELIDRLRPSVADRDADASLIAMCHVHPVLLDRLPRSARGSMGQTVEDARRILRQAEPTDEAMDSIISALMALLLGGVSEVAASCETLLKEPGVTKAPTWKAIISAIRAETAWRKGDLAGAEAHAQEALTILQPSGWGVAIGAPLSTLLHAQTAMGHLDEAKATVAVPMPRETAETAFGIGYELARAHYHLVTEQPRAAFAGFLACGQAVQRWGSSLSDVVPWRLGAARACLQLGWRRRAADLVTAQIAHTSSGDLRTYGVALRLHAQLSKPAQRQRLLMQSVDALEAAQDRYQLALSLCDLAGTPQLKGGKDEARAYWVRAQELARECNAKPLMRRLAAQHDHGETAPLSGAERRVAVLAARGHTNREIAEALYITRSTVEQHLTRIYRKLHVQTRGDLGNLFAADIADKATATAGREPREAVRL
- a CDS encoding streptomycin biosynthesis protein gives rise to the protein MRVIDGLHRLKVARVRGETTISVRLIDGTESDAFVLAVEANVRHGLPLSLADRKRAAVRIIGTHPQWSDRRVASATGISAGTVADLRRRRGQGGDEARIGRDGRIRPVDSSEGRRLAAELIRSHPDLSLRQVAKQVGISPETVRDVRGRLEHGESPIPDGSRRLRTKPELLRRAEQDFGHVDGRDRQAVLERLKADPALRLTETGRILLRMLSLHSIDGQEWERILRGVPPHWGTVVARCARDHAQIWAAFADRLEGRATDLAAG
- a CDS encoding prephenate dehydrogenase gives rise to the protein MTLERTLIVGTGLIGTSAALALREKGVAVYLSDVDAHAVRLARALGAGQEWTGQRVDLALIAVPPPSVGQRLADLQQRRAARAYTDVTSVKVDPIADAERLGCDLTSYVPGHPLAGRERSGPAAARADLFLGRPWALCPRPETGADAVRLARELVSMCGAEPYTVSAGEHDTAVALVSHAPHVAASAVAARLRDGDDVALALAGQGLRDVTRIAAGDPLLWRMILAANALPVAGVLERIAADLAAAASALRSGDLDDVTDLLRRGVDGHGRIPDKHGGPARDYTVIQVVLQDRPGELARLFNAAGLADVNIEDIRLEHSAGLPVGVVEVSVRPEDTGRLTEALRFHGWHVPPVPDGNSRIDRTRAMVSD